One segment of Patulibacter sp. SYSU D01012 DNA contains the following:
- a CDS encoding aldehyde dehydrogenase family protein, translated as MDLRWDYAPAPESTDHLRLRDRYDLFVGGHWRAPEDGTVVPTVNPATGEPIAEIAWAGPADLDRAVAAARAALPAWQALPALERGKYLFRFARLLQERSRELAVAETLDGGKPIKESRDFDVPTAAAHFFSYAGWADKLPYVLGGRSAAPHGVVGAIVPWNFPLLMAAWKIAPALATGNVCVLKPAETTPLTALLLAEIAQEAGLPDGVLSILPGDGELGARLVRHDGVDKIAFTGSTAVGREIQAALAGRDVGLTLELGGKSANIVFEDAPIEQAVEGIVTGIFFNQGHVCCAGSRLLVQETIADELVERLWRRMQTLRVGDPLDKNTDMGAINSAEQLARIEALVDRGVADGLERRTLDCPLPEAGHWFAPTLFTGVGPSDVVATEEIFGPVLSVLTFRDQAEAIQKANDTNYGLAAGVWTDKGSKAFQVAAALRAGVVWQNTYNRFDPTAAFGGYNESGFGREGGPAGLLPYLKVA; from the coding sequence CTGGACCTGCGCTGGGACTACGCGCCCGCGCCCGAGTCCACGGACCACCTGCGCCTGCGCGACCGCTACGACCTGTTCGTCGGCGGGCACTGGCGCGCCCCCGAGGACGGCACCGTCGTGCCGACCGTCAACCCCGCCACGGGCGAGCCGATCGCCGAGATCGCCTGGGCCGGGCCGGCCGACCTGGACCGCGCCGTCGCCGCCGCCCGCGCCGCGCTGCCGGCGTGGCAGGCGCTGCCCGCCCTCGAGCGCGGCAAGTACCTGTTCCGCTTCGCGCGCCTGCTCCAGGAGCGCTCGCGCGAGCTGGCGGTCGCCGAGACGCTCGACGGCGGCAAGCCGATCAAGGAGTCGCGCGACTTCGACGTGCCGACGGCCGCCGCGCACTTCTTCTCGTACGCGGGCTGGGCCGACAAGCTGCCGTACGTCCTGGGCGGCCGCAGCGCCGCCCCGCACGGCGTCGTCGGCGCGATCGTCCCGTGGAACTTCCCGCTGCTCATGGCGGCGTGGAAGATCGCCCCGGCGCTCGCCACGGGGAACGTCTGCGTGCTCAAGCCGGCCGAGACGACGCCGCTCACCGCGCTGCTGCTCGCCGAGATCGCGCAGGAGGCCGGGCTGCCCGACGGCGTCCTGTCGATCCTGCCGGGCGACGGCGAGCTCGGCGCCCGCCTCGTGCGGCACGACGGCGTCGACAAGATCGCCTTCACCGGCTCGACGGCCGTCGGCCGCGAGATCCAGGCGGCGCTGGCGGGCCGCGACGTCGGCCTGACGCTCGAGCTGGGCGGCAAGTCGGCCAACATCGTCTTCGAGGACGCCCCGATCGAGCAGGCCGTGGAGGGGATCGTCACCGGCATCTTCTTCAACCAGGGCCACGTCTGCTGCGCCGGCTCCCGCCTGCTCGTGCAGGAGACGATCGCCGACGAGCTCGTCGAGCGGCTGTGGCGGCGCATGCAGACCCTGCGCGTCGGCGACCCGCTCGACAAGAACACCGACATGGGCGCGATCAACTCCGCGGAGCAGCTGGCGCGGATCGAGGCGCTCGTCGACCGCGGGGTGGCCGACGGCCTCGAGCGCCGCACCCTCGACTGTCCGCTGCCCGAGGCCGGCCACTGGTTCGCGCCCACCCTGTTCACGGGCGTCGGGCCCTCCGACGTCGTCGCGACGGAGGAGATCTTCGGCCCGGTCCTCTCCGTGCTGACCTTCCGCGACCAGGCCGAGGCGATCCAGAAGGCCAACGACACGAACTACGGCCTGGCCGCCGGCGTCTGGACCGACAAGGGGTCCAAGGCGTTCCAGGTGGCGGCCGCGCTGCGCGCCGGCGTGGTCTGGCAGAACACCTACAACCGCTTCGACCCGACGGCCGCGTTCGGCGGCTACAACGAGTCCGGGTTCGGCCGCGAGGGCGGCCCGGCCGGCCTCCTGCCCTACCTGAAGGTGGCGTGA
- the deoC gene encoding deoxyribose-phosphate aldolase produces MRTMVPVDRVGIEERAAALGKRSIKADAKRQGIRLATSMIDLTTLEGKDTPGKVRALCHKAARPAATLPDLPPCAAVCVYPTLVPVAREALRGTPVQVAAVATGFPSGLTSLAVKLDETRETVAAGAQEIDMVITREAFLRGDDARVAYEIEAVKEACGPAHLKVILETAELGSYDHVRHATTLAMEAGADFVKTSTGKASQGATPGVVLVMLEAVRDYVQRTGRVVGVKAAGGVGTTKQALHQLVLVRETLGDEWLRPDRFRIGASSLLGDLLLQYAKTETGRYGRPGDFPKE; encoded by the coding sequence ATGCGCACCATGGTCCCCGTCGACCGCGTCGGCATCGAGGAGCGCGCCGCCGCGCTCGGCAAGCGCTCGATCAAGGCCGACGCCAAGCGCCAGGGCATCCGCCTGGCGACGTCGATGATCGACCTGACCACCCTCGAGGGCAAGGACACGCCCGGCAAGGTCCGCGCGCTCTGCCACAAGGCCGCCCGGCCCGCCGCGACGCTGCCCGACCTGCCGCCGTGCGCGGCGGTGTGCGTCTACCCGACGCTCGTCCCCGTGGCGCGCGAGGCGCTGCGCGGCACCCCGGTCCAGGTGGCCGCCGTCGCCACGGGCTTCCCGTCCGGGCTGACGTCGCTCGCCGTCAAGCTCGACGAGACGCGCGAGACCGTCGCCGCGGGCGCCCAGGAGATCGACATGGTGATCACGCGCGAGGCGTTCCTGCGCGGCGACGACGCCCGCGTGGCCTACGAGATCGAGGCCGTCAAGGAGGCCTGCGGGCCCGCCCACCTGAAGGTCATCCTCGAGACGGCCGAGCTGGGCTCCTACGACCACGTCCGCCACGCCACCACCCTGGCGATGGAGGCGGGCGCGGACTTCGTGAAGACCTCGACCGGCAAGGCGTCGCAGGGCGCGACCCCCGGCGTCGTGCTCGTGATGCTCGAGGCCGTCCGCGACTACGTGCAGCGCACGGGGCGCGTCGTCGGCGTGAAGGCGGCCGGCGGCGTCGGGACGACGAAGCAGGCGCTGCACCAGCTCGTGCTCGTGCGCGAGACGCTCGGCGACGAGTGGCTGCGCCCGGACCGCTTCCGCATCGGCGCGTCGTCCCTGCTCGGCGACCTGCTGCTCCAGTACGCCAAGACCGAGACCGGGCGCTACGGCCGCCCCGGCGACTTCCCCAAGGAGTGA
- a CDS encoding FGGY-family carbohydrate kinase: MSPAPSGTPGAGAPVVLGIDLGTESVRLGAFDLQGRRVASARRTYPTAYPHDGWAEQDVETWWPAIRSAMAEVQAGLGGREILGIGVSTTASTVVTLDAAGQPLRPAIMWMDNRAVDEVDLTARSQHPVMAWSGGSDAVEWLVPKAMWLARHEPGTYEAAHRIVEAVDYVNFRLTDEWAASQLNATCKWNYDPLERRFYDELYAELGVPDLRTKWPERVVPLGEQVGVVSRSAAVSLGIPEGVPVLQGGIDAHIGMLGTNTLADGRVNMVAGTSIVHLVLSPREVHSPSIWGPYPEAILPGTWLVEGGQVSAGPVLRWFVHEVLGEGDDPKAAHERLMTEAQRLPIGADGLSVCDFWQGNRTPYRDARLRGSFVGLSLHHTRAHMYRAIVEAIACGSRNALAAFSDAGVPLSDLVVSGGIRDNPLWLQATADVCGRPLQVMREPNASLLGAAVAAASGAGHYADLREAAAAMSHVEATIEPDPAAAAASDELFGQYLRTVEATAGLVTRPAVPEPAPSAPSGGPLPTPNPRQEAIA; the protein is encoded by the coding sequence GTGAGCCCCGCGCCGAGCGGCACCCCCGGCGCCGGCGCCCCGGTGGTGCTGGGGATCGACCTGGGGACGGAGTCCGTGCGGCTCGGCGCGTTCGACCTGCAGGGTCGGCGCGTCGCGTCCGCGCGACGCACCTACCCGACGGCGTACCCGCACGACGGGTGGGCCGAGCAGGACGTGGAGACGTGGTGGCCGGCGATCCGGTCCGCCATGGCCGAGGTGCAGGCCGGCCTCGGCGGTCGGGAGATCCTCGGCATCGGCGTCTCCACGACGGCGTCCACGGTCGTCACCCTGGACGCGGCCGGGCAGCCCCTGCGCCCGGCGATCATGTGGATGGACAACCGCGCCGTCGACGAGGTCGACCTGACCGCGCGCTCGCAGCACCCCGTGATGGCGTGGTCCGGCGGCTCGGACGCCGTGGAGTGGCTCGTCCCGAAGGCGATGTGGCTGGCGCGCCACGAGCCGGGGACGTACGAGGCCGCGCACCGCATCGTCGAGGCCGTCGACTACGTGAACTTCCGCCTGACCGACGAGTGGGCGGCGTCGCAGCTCAACGCGACGTGCAAGTGGAACTACGACCCGCTCGAGCGCCGCTTCTACGACGAGCTCTACGCCGAGCTGGGCGTGCCGGACCTGCGCACGAAGTGGCCCGAGCGCGTCGTGCCGCTCGGCGAGCAGGTCGGCGTCGTCTCGCGCTCCGCGGCGGTGTCCCTCGGCATCCCCGAGGGCGTGCCCGTGCTGCAGGGCGGCATCGACGCCCACATCGGCATGCTGGGCACGAACACGCTCGCCGACGGCCGCGTGAACATGGTCGCCGGCACGAGCATCGTGCACCTAGTCCTGTCGCCGCGCGAGGTCCACAGCCCCTCGATCTGGGGGCCGTACCCCGAGGCGATCCTCCCCGGGACGTGGCTCGTCGAGGGCGGACAGGTCTCCGCCGGGCCCGTGCTGCGCTGGTTCGTGCACGAGGTCCTGGGGGAGGGCGACGACCCCAAGGCCGCCCACGAGCGGCTGATGACCGAGGCGCAGCGGCTGCCGATCGGCGCCGACGGGCTGTCCGTGTGCGACTTCTGGCAGGGCAACCGCACGCCGTACCGCGACGCGCGCCTGCGCGGGTCGTTCGTCGGGCTGAGCCTGCACCACACCCGCGCGCACATGTACCGCGCGATCGTCGAGGCGATCGCCTGCGGATCCCGCAACGCGCTCGCGGCGTTCTCGGACGCCGGCGTGCCGCTGTCGGACCTGGTCGTCTCGGGCGGCATCCGCGACAACCCGCTCTGGCTGCAGGCCACGGCCGACGTGTGCGGGCGGCCGCTGCAGGTCATGCGCGAGCCCAACGCCTCGCTCCTGGGCGCCGCCGTCGCGGCCGCGTCGGGCGCCGGGCACTACGCCGACCTGCGCGAGGCCGCGGCGGCGATGAGCCACGTCGAGGCGACGATCGAGCCCGACCCCGCCGCGGCCGCCGCGAGCGACGAGCTGTTCGGCCAGTACCTGCGGACCGTCGAGGCCACCGCCGGCCTCGTCACCCGCCCCGCGGTCCCCGAGCCGGCGCCCTCCGCGCCGTCCGGCGGGCCGCTCCCGACCCCCAACCCCCGCCAGGAGGCGATCGCCTGA
- a CDS encoding galactitol-1-phosphate 5-dehydrogenase — MIAAVLHAPGDIRVEEVPEPTVAPGHALVRVSAVGVCGSDLPRMLTKGAHNLPLICGHEFSGVVVETADDVDVPVGTRVTVPPMIPDFDSEAARAGLLGQTPDYDYFGSRRDGAYTELVLVPKTNLLPVPDAVDDIAAASVDPAAIALHALWRTGVTAGERVAVVGAGPIGLFAVQWAKILGASEVVAIDVMDEKLDLARELGATGAMIAGQTADRHRSFDVVVETAGAVPAENDAIRLAGPQGRVVFIGIPPGEVTLDAATFQHLLREEIAVHGAWNSFSAPWPGHEWTASLEMMAQGRLRTAEIVSHRERIEDLPEVLAWMGQRERFFSKVMFFPNGEPDATGVLRAAQGAAPSRNGAVPAAQGAAA, encoded by the coding sequence ATGATCGCTGCCGTCCTGCACGCCCCCGGCGACATCCGCGTCGAGGAGGTCCCCGAGCCCACCGTCGCGCCCGGCCACGCGCTCGTCCGCGTCTCCGCCGTCGGCGTCTGCGGCTCCGACCTGCCGCGGATGCTCACGAAGGGCGCCCACAACCTGCCGCTGATCTGCGGGCACGAGTTCTCCGGCGTCGTGGTGGAGACGGCCGACGACGTCGACGTGCCCGTCGGCACGCGGGTGACGGTGCCGCCGATGATCCCGGACTTCGACTCCGAGGCCGCGCGCGCCGGGCTGCTGGGCCAGACGCCCGACTACGACTACTTCGGCTCGCGGCGCGACGGCGCGTACACCGAGCTGGTGCTCGTGCCGAAGACGAACCTGCTCCCGGTCCCGGACGCGGTCGACGACATCGCCGCCGCGTCCGTCGATCCCGCCGCCATCGCGCTCCACGCGCTGTGGCGCACCGGGGTCACCGCCGGCGAGCGCGTCGCGGTGGTCGGCGCCGGGCCCATCGGGCTGTTCGCCGTCCAGTGGGCGAAGATCCTCGGCGCCTCCGAGGTCGTCGCGATCGACGTCATGGACGAGAAGCTCGACCTGGCGCGCGAGCTCGGCGCGACCGGCGCGATGATCGCCGGGCAGACCGCCGACCGCCACCGCTCCTTCGACGTCGTCGTCGAGACCGCGGGCGCCGTGCCGGCCGAGAACGACGCGATCCGGCTGGCGGGACCGCAGGGCCGCGTCGTCTTCATCGGCATCCCGCCCGGCGAGGTGACGCTGGACGCCGCGACGTTCCAGCACCTGCTGCGCGAGGAGATCGCCGTCCACGGCGCGTGGAACAGCTTCTCGGCCCCGTGGCCCGGCCACGAGTGGACCGCGTCGCTCGAGATGATGGCCCAGGGGCGCCTGCGGACAGCCGAGATCGTCTCGCACCGCGAGCGCATCGAGGACCTGCCCGAGGTGCTGGCCTGGATGGGGCAGCGCGAGCGCTTCTTCTCCAAGGTCATGTTCTTCCCGAACGGCGAGCCCGACGCCACCGGCGTGCTGCGGGCCGCGCAGGGCGCCGCGCCGTCCCGGAACGGCGCGGTCCCCGCCGCGCAGGGGGCGGCGGCGTGA
- a CDS encoding substrate-binding domain-containing protein — MFIHKLLAGSAAVVLAGSLGACSASTDNPADASSSSGSSKGGERVIGFSNVTLQSPFYVGVRDAVEKEAKARGVKLVFLDANGDVAKQNRDLQDLQTRGVDGVLVNPVNPEAVKPSVDGLVKQDVPVVTVDRPVTSGATAHVGRDNVAMGRLVGEQAKKDLGAAGGKIVELQGDAGGDVMRDRRDGFEGVFQGDAKVKVVRGPYSEYIRANAIKAMQDLLQANKDLKAVYAHNDDMALGAVKVLKDNGLEGKVKVYGIDGLMEAVKQIPSGHYQATALNDPATLGKLALDTLLKKLDGQDVPKDVDAGTTLVTKANADQFIGDSTFAAYDPKGTR, encoded by the coding sequence ATGTTCATCCACAAGCTGCTGGCCGGCTCGGCCGCGGTCGTCCTCGCCGGCTCGCTCGGCGCCTGCTCCGCGTCGACGGACAACCCGGCCGACGCCAGCTCGTCGTCCGGCTCGTCGAAGGGCGGCGAGCGCGTCATCGGCTTCTCGAACGTCACGCTGCAGTCGCCGTTCTACGTCGGCGTCCGCGACGCCGTCGAGAAGGAGGCCAAGGCCCGCGGGGTCAAGCTCGTCTTCCTCGACGCCAACGGCGACGTCGCGAAGCAGAACCGCGACCTGCAGGACCTGCAGACCCGTGGCGTCGACGGCGTGCTCGTCAACCCGGTCAACCCCGAGGCGGTCAAGCCGTCCGTCGACGGCCTCGTCAAGCAGGACGTGCCCGTCGTCACCGTCGATCGTCCGGTCACCTCGGGCGCCACCGCGCACGTCGGCCGCGACAACGTCGCGATGGGCCGCCTGGTGGGCGAGCAGGCGAAGAAGGACCTGGGCGCGGCCGGCGGCAAGATCGTCGAGCTGCAGGGCGACGCCGGCGGCGACGTCATGCGCGACCGGCGCGACGGCTTCGAGGGCGTCTTCCAGGGCGACGCGAAGGTCAAGGTCGTCCGCGGCCCGTACTCGGAGTACATCCGCGCGAACGCCATCAAGGCGATGCAGGACCTGCTCCAGGCGAACAAGGACCTGAAGGCGGTCTACGCGCACAACGACGACATGGCGCTCGGCGCCGTGAAGGTCCTCAAGGACAACGGCCTGGAGGGCAAGGTCAAGGTCTACGGGATCGACGGCCTGATGGAGGCCGTGAAGCAGATCCCCTCCGGCCACTACCAGGCCACCGCGCTCAACGACCCGGCCACGCTGGGGAAGCTCGCGCTCGACACGCTGCTGAAGAAGCTCGACGGCCAGGACGTCCCGAAGGACGTCGACGCCGGCACCACGCTCGTCACGAAGGCGAACGCGGACCAGTTCATCGGCGACAGCACGTTCGCCGCCTACGACCCGAAGGGCACGCGATGA
- a CDS encoding ABC transporter permease, protein MSTQTATPAVAATQTTPLGQRAKSLLVRFNLVVIFALICLVGSQLSDDFLQQRNLFNLLQQSSITGVVAIGMTFVILTSGIDLSVGSVLAFGGMVVAMLISGGTAWPIAVLVALAAGAAFGLIQGGISAYAAVPSFIITLAGLTAARGATYLLTDGTPKSVDDGTFALIGGGFIGQVPIVGIVFIVVSILAAFVLRYTTFGQHVFAVGGNAEAARLSGVPVRPVIVGAFVISGVLAAFGGVLQTSYLSVGQPTAGTGFELTAIAAVVLGGTSLFGGKGSILGTFIAVLMLSALTNIFNLMGVSSYWQQIVTGVVLAGAVFLNRWFDRRHAAA, encoded by the coding sequence ATGAGCACCCAGACCGCGACGCCCGCCGTCGCCGCCACCCAGACGACGCCACTCGGCCAGCGGGCCAAGAGCCTGCTCGTCCGCTTCAACCTCGTCGTCATCTTCGCGCTGATCTGCCTGGTCGGGTCCCAGCTCTCGGACGACTTCCTGCAGCAGCGGAACCTGTTCAACCTGCTGCAGCAGAGCTCGATCACCGGCGTCGTCGCCATCGGGATGACGTTCGTGATCCTCACGTCCGGCATCGACCTGTCCGTCGGCTCCGTCCTGGCGTTCGGCGGGATGGTCGTCGCGATGCTGATCAGCGGCGGGACCGCCTGGCCGATCGCCGTGCTCGTCGCGCTGGCCGCAGGCGCCGCGTTCGGGCTGATCCAGGGCGGCATCTCCGCCTACGCCGCGGTGCCGTCGTTCATCATCACCCTCGCCGGCCTGACCGCCGCCCGCGGCGCCACCTACCTGCTGACCGACGGCACCCCGAAGTCCGTCGACGACGGCACGTTCGCCCTCATCGGCGGCGGCTTCATCGGCCAGGTGCCGATCGTCGGCATCGTCTTCATCGTCGTGTCGATCCTGGCGGCGTTCGTCCTGCGGTACACGACCTTCGGCCAGCACGTCTTCGCCGTCGGCGGCAACGCCGAGGCGGCGCGCCTGTCCGGCGTGCCGGTCCGCCCGGTGATCGTCGGCGCCTTCGTCATCTCGGGCGTGCTCGCCGCGTTCGGCGGCGTCCTGCAGACGTCCTACCTGTCCGTCGGCCAGCCGACCGCCGGCACCGGCTTCGAGCTGACCGCCATCGCGGCGGTCGTCCTCGGCGGCACCAGCCTGTTCGGCGGCAAGGGCAGCATCCTCGGCACCTTCATCGCCGTCCTGATGCTCTCGGCGCTGACGAACATCTTCAACCTGATGGGCGTCTCGTCCTACTGGCAGCAGATCGTCACCGGCGTCGTGCTGGCCGGGGCCGTCTTCCTGAACCGCTGGTTCGACCGCCGCCACGCCGCGGCCTAG
- a CDS encoding sugar ABC transporter ATP-binding protein produces MPAETRPAEAVAPDPVIEASAPSGADASTPAGVVPRLRAVGLSKGYPGTQALSDVSLEILPGEVHCLLGENGAGKSTLVKILVGALRPDEGHLELDGERVEWGSPAHAVSRGVSVIHQELDLIPELTVAQNMYLGREPRRAGLVRGRERAADAAAILERLGCRFGPHARTGTLSLAEQQMTALAKALTVDAGLILMDEPTAALNEQELERLVTVVRDLASEGRSVVFVSHRMREIRTVGDRATVLRDGRRVATVRLEDVSEDDLVRHMIGSSKGGHEAFATSTRRATARGAEHGAEPLLHVRSARIPGVLDVGDLTVAPGELVGITGLVGSGRTTLLSGLFGATRMDLDAELDGRPYRPRRPADAIRAGLALVPEERKTAGLLLEASIERNLALPAYERLSRGGVVAPAAVRRHGAQLVEQLGIRCASTSQAVGTLSGGNQQKVVLGKWLGRGARLLLLDEPTRGLDIGAKAAVYHEIRRLAEAGMSAIVASSELTELLEHCDRILVLHEGRLVAEHAADPERRDDILTAAITGGAA; encoded by the coding sequence ATGCCCGCTGAGACCCGGCCCGCCGAGGCCGTCGCGCCGGATCCCGTGATCGAGGCGTCCGCGCCGTCCGGGGCCGACGCCTCGACGCCGGCGGGCGTGGTGCCGCGGCTGCGCGCCGTCGGCCTGAGCAAGGGCTACCCGGGCACGCAGGCGCTCTCCGACGTCTCGCTCGAGATCCTGCCGGGCGAGGTCCATTGCCTGCTCGGCGAGAACGGCGCGGGCAAGTCGACGCTGGTGAAGATCCTCGTCGGGGCCCTGCGCCCCGACGAGGGCCACCTCGAGCTCGACGGCGAGCGGGTCGAGTGGGGCTCGCCCGCCCACGCCGTCTCGCGCGGCGTGAGCGTCATCCACCAGGAGCTCGACCTGATCCCCGAGCTGACGGTCGCCCAGAACATGTACCTGGGCCGCGAGCCGCGCCGGGCGGGCCTGGTGCGGGGGCGCGAGCGGGCGGCGGACGCCGCCGCGATCCTGGAGCGCCTGGGCTGCCGGTTCGGCCCGCACGCCCGCACCGGCACCCTGTCGCTGGCCGAGCAGCAGATGACCGCCCTGGCGAAGGCGCTGACCGTCGACGCCGGCCTGATCCTGATGGACGAGCCGACGGCGGCGCTCAACGAGCAGGAGCTCGAGCGCCTCGTCACGGTCGTCCGCGACCTGGCGTCCGAGGGGCGCTCGGTCGTGTTCGTCTCGCACCGGATGCGCGAGATCCGCACGGTCGGCGACCGCGCGACGGTCCTGCGCGACGGGCGCCGGGTGGCGACCGTCCGTCTGGAGGACGTCTCCGAGGACGACCTGGTCCGGCACATGATCGGCTCGTCGAAGGGCGGCCACGAGGCCTTCGCCACGAGCACCCGGCGCGCCACCGCGCGGGGCGCGGAGCACGGCGCGGAGCCGCTGCTGCACGTGCGCTCCGCCCGCATCCCCGGCGTCCTGGACGTCGGCGACCTGACGGTGGCGCCCGGCGAGCTCGTCGGCATCACCGGCCTGGTCGGCTCGGGCCGCACGACGCTGCTCAGCGGGCTCTTCGGCGCCACGCGCATGGACCTGGACGCCGAGCTCGACGGCCGGCCCTACCGGCCGCGGCGCCCCGCGGACGCGATCCGCGCCGGCCTGGCGCTCGTGCCCGAGGAGCGCAAGACCGCGGGCCTGCTGCTCGAGGCGTCCATCGAGCGCAACCTGGCGCTGCCCGCCTACGAGCGCCTGTCCCGGGGCGGGGTCGTCGCCCCGGCCGCGGTGCGTCGCCACGGGGCGCAGCTCGTGGAGCAGCTCGGCATCCGCTGCGCCAGCACGAGCCAGGCCGTCGGCACCCTGTCGGGCGGCAACCAGCAGAAGGTCGTGCTGGGCAAGTGGCTCGGCCGCGGGGCGCGGCTGCTGCTGCTCGACGAGCCGACCCGCGGGCTGGACATCGGCGCCAAGGCCGCCGTCTACCACGAGATCCGCCGCCTGGCCGAGGCCGGGATGAGCGCGATCGTCGCCAGCTCCGAGCTGACGGAGCTCCTCGAACACTGCGACCGGATCCTCGTGCTGCACGAGGGTCGCCTGGTCGCCGAGCACGCGGCCGATCCCGAGCGCCGCGACGACATCCTGACCGCCGCCATCACCGGAGGGGCCGCATGA
- a CDS encoding sugar-binding domain-containing protein gives MADDRTLLRIAHLYYREGLTQQEVAARVGIGRVTVGRLLNEALQRGLVRIEIRHPLARLTELEVEVQRRFSLADVVIAQTPDVDDPTVRLDAVAAAAADYLATLRPQPTTLGVSWGRTMHAIAGRMAHGWATGVPVVQMNGAVSRSERPTYADQIAQDFAVRGGGMAHLLSAPAIVDRAETREVLEADSAVSTTLELARMADVAIFGLGTISEESVLVESGYLDRAQVDDLVAAGTVGDVLSRFITADGSVADPEIDARTCGLPLTELSRKRRSIGVAVGVEKLGITRAAASAGWANALVIDEALAEALLEAGPVATDAAPADAAELEADDAR, from the coding sequence ATGGCCGACGATCGCACGCTGCTGCGCATCGCGCACCTGTACTACCGAGAGGGCCTGACCCAGCAGGAGGTCGCCGCGCGCGTCGGCATCGGCCGCGTGACGGTCGGCCGCCTGCTGAACGAGGCGCTCCAGCGGGGCCTGGTCCGCATCGAGATCCGCCACCCGCTCGCCCGCCTGACGGAGCTCGAGGTCGAGGTCCAGCGGCGCTTCTCGCTCGCCGACGTCGTCATCGCCCAGACGCCCGACGTCGACGACCCGACCGTCCGCCTGGACGCCGTCGCGGCCGCGGCCGCCGACTACCTGGCCACCCTGCGCCCGCAGCCGACGACGCTCGGCGTCTCGTGGGGTCGCACGATGCACGCGATCGCCGGGCGCATGGCCCACGGCTGGGCCACCGGCGTGCCGGTCGTCCAGATGAACGGGGCCGTCTCGCGCTCGGAGCGTCCGACCTACGCCGACCAGATCGCGCAGGACTTCGCGGTCCGCGGCGGCGGCATGGCCCACCTGCTCTCGGCCCCCGCGATCGTCGACCGCGCCGAGACCCGCGAGGTGCTCGAGGCCGACTCCGCCGTCTCGACCACCCTGGAGCTCGCTCGCATGGCGGACGTCGCGATCTTCGGCCTCGGCACGATCTCGGAGGAGTCCGTGCTCGTCGAGTCCGGCTACCTCGACCGCGCGCAGGTCGACGACCTCGTCGCCGCCGGCACCGTCGGCGACGTCCTCTCGCGCTTCATCACCGCGGACGGCAGCGTCGCCGACCCCGAGATCGACGCCCGTACCTGCGGCCTGCCGCTGACCGAGCTGTCGCGCAAGCGGCGCTCCATCGGCGTCGCGGTCGGCGTGGAGAAGCTCGGCATCACGCGCGCCGCGGCCTCGGCCGGCTGGGCGAACGCCCTCGTGATCGACGAGGCCCTCGCCGAGGCGCTGCTCGAGGCGGGCCCCGTGGCCACCGACGCCGCCCCCGCCGACGCGGCCGAGCTGGAGGCCGACGATGCCCGCTGA
- a CDS encoding manganese catalase family protein: MFFHHKELAYTVRVDKPNPVFGRMLQQAIGGPEGEMRVMNQYLFQGLGARGPKRYRDMLLSTATEEIGHIEVLATAVAMNLEGAPSAMVDDVVTNPLVSARMSGIEPRHYLTSGYAATPADANGVPFTAAYLDIGGNMVANLHANVAAEAVGRTLAARLREMTDDPGMKDMLSFLIARDTMHQMQWLAAIEELNPQHKAAPVEVEDEGDYEQYAHQFFAHHDEPVPEDAIWTNGTAPDGKPFTTAQPAPALGQMPELQPAPMDSFNGPESTAPAESSGGVVGKVKDAVDQITP, translated from the coding sequence ATGTTCTTCCACCACAAGGAGCTCGCGTACACGGTGCGCGTGGACAAGCCGAACCCCGTGTTCGGACGCATGCTGCAGCAGGCCATCGGCGGCCCCGAGGGCGAGATGCGCGTGATGAACCAGTACCTGTTCCAGGGTCTCGGGGCCCGAGGGCCGAAGCGCTACCGCGACATGCTCCTCAGCACCGCGACGGAGGAGATCGGCCACATCGAGGTCCTCGCCACGGCGGTCGCGATGAACCTGGAGGGCGCGCCGTCCGCGATGGTCGACGACGTCGTCACCAACCCGCTCGTCTCGGCCCGCATGAGCGGCATCGAGCCGCGCCACTACCTGACGTCCGGCTACGCCGCGACCCCGGCCGACGCGAACGGCGTGCCGTTCACGGCCGCCTACCTGGACATCGGCGGCAACATGGTCGCCAACCTGCACGCGAACGTCGCCGCCGAGGCCGTCGGCCGCACCCTCGCCGCCCGCCTGCGCGAGATGACGGACGACCCGGGCATGAAGGACATGCTGTCGTTCCTCATCGCCCGCGACACGATGCACCAGATGCAGTGGCTCGCCGCGATCGAGGAGCTCAACCCGCAGCACAAGGCCGCGCCGGTCGAGGTGGAGGACGAGGGCGACTACGAGCAGTACGCGCACCAGTTCTTCGCCCACCACGACGAGCCGGTCCCGGAGGACGCGATCTGGACGAACGGCACCGCCCCCGACGGCAAGCCGTTCACGACCGCGCAGCCGGCCCCGGCCCTCGGCCAGATGCCGGAGCTGCAGCCCGCCCCGATGGACTCGTTCAACGGCCCGGAGTCGACCGCCCCCGCCGAGAGCAGCGGCGGCGTCGTCGGCAAGGTCAAGGACGCCGTCGACCAGATCACGCCCTGA